A single region of the Phycisphaerae bacterium RAS1 genome encodes:
- the wapA_1 gene encoding tRNA3(Ser)-specific nuclease WapA precursor → MHPRPFNALRHLPFLRPTLLFGMLLLSRPSLSVADPPQGLPCDANCDGVVNCLDYDWILDVLNGGPGFPECDLVWWDPTSGDEELTDFDFCFCTCGCTPDPPPPPSDCGPPAPPAGTCDTPEPAALCGVEYAWTPTPQICPRGTADLLAIACTQAKWSIQGASNGCRLITYADDCNDALTGAMLVAGDKPCTVVVQVTKGSCSANVVVTVGCGDAGGCPSGGCGSGGVPGAGSASVKSSVELRFAMGAASDDQSAGFLRVFAETPTEALSKPASLQYAFEPEGVTVRRNGTTGQIEQVRSLDVLANIRDDDPDDDTYYIEYFLPGEVSDWSSDPVGPWDTTGTPAVVWTIESADGAPDFHHLRATKTVGTTTQVVYDFEYDDILPTPDLAWSWTLTTSDGSETLRTEGVTHEVDSEAHTETTNYVRTEDDEIVEHVREIIQNYGGNEAVIEHVVDPNGLNLATQYEYYTDNLSVLRLKSRRNPDGAWAWYNYASGGGNVTVTEITGILDQSFVSDPDPDDPGMRAIETTTNSNGQLVSIVERIEGAIVAQADFQQSATQQIELRCVDAACNDVLVTTTTWTAADRRHVDLVVYPDGTRSDHAYEQGTYSFSGGNPTFTPSSSGTFSRHSVAKLAHGGASVTGKTTIDGTIEDASGRVVLNETLAVTASGTARVSWTAREYDGLGRVTSTISLNGEQSSVSYGSSTCCDTRTVTDSSGIVTSYHYDVLGRLTQTVKTADTNVVRVIQYLAEDVEGTILRVELTTTSAGALSLETVRKFDRAGRLVADVDDAGLPTELAYTSAGRTRTITRPGGLTEVTEYYRDGRVKSVTGDVIEQHYTYGVESSGRTWTKVVTGASNSTRYVKTLYDALGRVVEEERPAFSPDVENPLEPLVSTYEYYDSGTGAGQLKKVSQPGRAPTVYVYDVLGSLSRTGLDVGNDGLNLQSEDRITDTEALYQLCGSSICRETTTTVYTTVDETDTVATVQREYLTALPSGTVRWTETEDADQNVTTSKTHINAATKTVTQYMQYPGQSTPFAASVTINGLLQSTTSRAGIVTDYGYDALERRADVTDGRDNTTTTAYDEGTTRVDFVANANGDVADYVYDEEAGRLIAVGNLLDDDESYVWTRYAYDTNKPGHPLYRVWGHVPQPVQFDFNSLGERVGLHTYRIDANGPGGGPDWNGTTWPSGAGDGDETEWAFDPATGLLTAKTYDDATQTKYSYTPEGRLYTRTWARLVNGNPLVTTYTYDENTGELATINYSDTAASPDAVFTYTRTGLTDVVTDNRLEITHDYDYDALLQLETETISELTAGVLYEKVITRGYSEIAPGRLESLQVGTTGDLDADYAAAYAYNGPTARMTRVTGPGLPSGGGSDFGAWYSYLASSELLEKTEIKSAANAVLLRTTRSFEADRDLLTTIENKWDPAGTPVVKSRYTYTNDRLARRTSVLNEGTAFSLPSPHTAAYNRYGYNDRNELTTAYRYLGDDPSEFETDDPVPNEHFKYDYDPIGNRRGAWMGPEGEDPLVGSEYNPTNGLNQYERVATVSGIEESPSISNWIEHDEDGNLSLTHVAGDMNCDGQLNVLDINIFTMAILDPEQYIELYPDCRIGNGDMNGDGEVDILDVNTFVYLVGANNGTYTRYVWNAENRLIEVWPAANGADWPDDTLRSEYVYDYLGRRVIKRVYTWTTGSPGSWSLTLDRRFVYDGWLLLLELDGLDENAVIRKYTWGLDLSGLSGGSVGSASGRSSDDGRSSAGGIGGLLAMEQASGVQSGYSGGYLYCYDANGNVTQLLDADDGAIAVKYEYDPYGNCVNTATSGELDQPMKFSTRPFDAETGFGAWLYRPYDPRAGRWVSREPLEPSPDGTRSHAYVFAMNAPLDLVDPDGRQIMRPPPRRVAPARPTPRIVVPDPGRPITANPECCDRCEVEIAMRVVLRNITGDTPFVPGERTHRQDIHFSARVWRLGCKCSGEVGALIDAPNVITYGPVRTQPGEWPRLGGTDAPLTNADTLTQAVAIPCCIANCLVANAMRQYTAAYNPLGPNSTSALEDVFKDCGLVLQTSGSTSGLPPHGSGDDPGPSTHDEEDFNKHCRPQ, encoded by the coding sequence ATGCACCCACGTCCATTCAACGCACTGCGTCACCTCCCGTTTCTCCGCCCGACCCTCCTATTCGGTATGCTTCTGCTTTCGCGACCGTCACTCAGTGTCGCCGATCCGCCGCAAGGTCTTCCATGTGACGCGAATTGCGATGGGGTCGTTAACTGCCTTGACTATGACTGGATATTGGATGTACTTAACGGCGGTCCCGGCTTTCCAGAGTGCGACTTGGTTTGGTGGGATCCCACAAGCGGTGACGAGGAACTCACTGATTTTGATTTCTGCTTCTGCACCTGCGGCTGCACGCCAGATCCCCCGCCGCCGCCATCGGACTGCGGCCCACCGGCTCCGCCGGCCGGCACATGCGACACGCCCGAGCCAGCTGCTTTGTGCGGAGTTGAGTATGCCTGGACGCCGACACCACAAATCTGCCCGCGCGGCACTGCCGATCTTCTCGCCATCGCGTGCACACAGGCGAAGTGGTCGATACAAGGTGCTAGTAACGGCTGCCGGCTGATCACCTACGCTGACGATTGTAACGATGCCCTCACTGGTGCGATGCTCGTGGCAGGTGATAAGCCATGCACCGTCGTTGTGCAGGTCACCAAGGGGAGCTGTTCCGCAAACGTGGTCGTCACCGTTGGCTGCGGCGACGCCGGCGGGTGTCCAAGCGGCGGGTGTGGAAGCGGCGGTGTCCCCGGTGCTGGAAGCGCCAGCGTTAAGAGCAGCGTTGAGCTCCGCTTCGCAATGGGCGCGGCATCCGACGACCAGAGCGCCGGCTTTCTTCGTGTTTTCGCGGAAACCCCGACGGAAGCCCTCTCCAAGCCGGCATCCCTGCAGTACGCCTTCGAGCCGGAAGGCGTAACGGTGCGACGCAACGGGACGACCGGGCAGATTGAGCAAGTGCGATCGCTCGATGTGCTCGCCAACATCCGCGACGATGATCCGGATGATGACACGTATTATATCGAGTATTTTCTTCCCGGAGAGGTGTCTGACTGGTCGAGCGATCCGGTCGGCCCTTGGGACACGACGGGCACTCCGGCCGTCGTGTGGACGATTGAAAGTGCTGACGGTGCACCAGACTTCCATCATCTTCGAGCGACCAAGACGGTCGGTACAACCACTCAGGTTGTCTATGACTTCGAGTACGACGACATCCTGCCGACTCCGGATCTGGCGTGGTCATGGACGCTGACAACCAGCGATGGCTCAGAGACGCTGCGCACCGAAGGCGTCACTCATGAGGTTGACAGCGAAGCACACACGGAGACAACGAACTACGTCCGCACAGAAGACGACGAGATCGTTGAGCATGTGCGCGAGATCATCCAGAACTACGGCGGCAACGAGGCCGTTATCGAGCACGTCGTCGACCCGAATGGGCTGAATCTCGCCACGCAATATGAGTACTACACAGACAACCTCTCTGTTCTGCGCCTGAAATCAAGGCGGAATCCAGACGGCGCCTGGGCCTGGTACAATTATGCGTCCGGCGGTGGGAATGTCACTGTCACCGAAATTACGGGCATCTTGGATCAAAGCTTCGTCTCCGATCCCGATCCAGACGATCCAGGGATGCGCGCCATTGAAACGACTACGAACTCGAATGGTCAGCTCGTCAGCATTGTCGAGCGGATCGAAGGCGCGATTGTCGCTCAGGCGGACTTCCAACAGTCCGCGACTCAGCAGATCGAATTGCGATGCGTCGATGCGGCTTGTAATGACGTTCTTGTCACTACGACGACGTGGACGGCCGCTGATCGGCGGCACGTTGACCTGGTTGTCTATCCCGACGGTACGCGTAGCGACCATGCGTATGAGCAGGGCACATACTCTTTCAGCGGCGGAAACCCCACGTTCACCCCGTCTTCGAGCGGCACGTTCTCGCGTCATTCAGTCGCCAAACTGGCACACGGTGGAGCCAGCGTTACGGGCAAGACTACGATTGATGGGACCATTGAAGATGCGAGCGGCCGGGTCGTGCTGAATGAAACCCTGGCAGTCACGGCAAGCGGCACCGCGCGCGTGTCGTGGACGGCCAGAGAATATGATGGGTTGGGCAGAGTCACATCAACGATCTCGTTGAATGGAGAGCAGTCGAGCGTCAGCTACGGCTCCTCTACCTGCTGTGATACGCGCACCGTCACCGACAGTTCCGGCATTGTCACATCGTATCACTACGACGTCCTCGGAAGACTGACGCAAACCGTCAAAACAGCGGACACCAACGTGGTCCGCGTCATCCAATACCTGGCGGAAGATGTAGAAGGGACCATCCTCCGCGTCGAGTTGACGACCACGTCAGCCGGCGCGCTGTCGCTGGAAACCGTGCGCAAATTCGACCGAGCGGGCCGTCTCGTGGCTGACGTCGACGACGCGGGATTGCCCACGGAGCTCGCGTATACCAGTGCTGGAAGAACAAGGACCATCACGCGTCCCGGCGGGCTGACCGAGGTCACCGAGTACTACCGCGACGGACGCGTCAAGTCGGTCACGGGCGACGTGATCGAGCAGCACTACACGTATGGCGTCGAGAGCAGCGGCCGGACCTGGACCAAGGTCGTCACGGGCGCGTCGAACTCCACGCGTTACGTCAAGACGTTGTACGACGCGCTTGGCCGCGTGGTCGAGGAAGAGCGGCCGGCCTTCTCGCCGGACGTGGAAAACCCGCTTGAGCCGTTGGTGAGCACCTACGAGTACTACGACTCCGGCACTGGCGCCGGGCAACTCAAAAAGGTCAGCCAGCCAGGGCGGGCTCCAACTGTCTACGTCTATGACGTTTTAGGCAGCCTTAGCCGAACGGGATTGGACGTGGGAAACGACGGCCTGAACTTGCAGAGCGAAGACCGCATCACTGACACTGAAGCGCTCTACCAGTTGTGCGGCTCGTCCATCTGTCGAGAAACGACCACGACCGTCTACACGACCGTCGACGAGACCGACACTGTTGCCACCGTTCAACGCGAGTACCTCACGGCGCTTCCCAGCGGCACCGTGCGCTGGACCGAGACCGAGGACGCGGACCAGAACGTCACCACCTCGAAAACACACATCAACGCGGCGACAAAAACCGTCACGCAGTACATGCAGTACCCAGGCCAATCGACACCCTTTGCCGCGAGCGTCACGATCAACGGCTTGCTGCAGTCCACGACCAGCCGGGCCGGCATCGTGACGGATTACGGCTACGACGCCCTGGAGCGCCGAGCCGATGTAACTGACGGCCGCGACAACACGACGACGACCGCCTACGACGAAGGAACGACGCGCGTGGACTTCGTCGCCAACGCCAACGGCGACGTGGCCGACTACGTCTACGACGAGGAAGCGGGCCGGCTGATCGCCGTCGGCAACCTGCTCGACGACGACGAGTCCTACGTCTGGACGCGCTACGCATACGACACCAACAAGCCCGGCCACCCGCTCTACCGTGTCTGGGGCCACGTGCCGCAGCCGGTGCAGTTCGATTTCAACAGCCTGGGCGAGCGCGTCGGCCTGCACACTTACCGGATCGACGCCAATGGTCCCGGCGGCGGGCCGGACTGGAACGGCACGACCTGGCCCAGCGGCGCGGGCGACGGCGACGAAACCGAGTGGGCCTTCGACCCCGCCACCGGCCTGCTGACCGCCAAGACGTACGACGACGCGACTCAGACGAAGTACAGCTACACGCCCGAAGGCCGGCTCTACACGCGCACCTGGGCGCGGCTCGTCAACGGCAACCCGCTTGTCACGACCTACACCTACGACGAAAACACGGGCGAGCTCGCGACCATCAACTACTCCGACACGGCCGCCAGCCCGGATGCCGTCTTCACCTACACCCGCACCGGCCTGACCGACGTCGTCACCGACAACCGCCTCGAAATCACGCATGACTACGACTACGACGCACTGCTCCAGCTTGAAACCGAGACGATCAGCGAGCTGACCGCCGGCGTTCTGTACGAGAAAGTCATCACCCGCGGCTACAGCGAGATCGCCCCCGGCCGGCTGGAGAGCCTGCAGGTCGGCACGACCGGCGACCTCGACGCCGACTACGCCGCGGCGTATGCCTACAACGGCCCGACCGCGCGCATGACGCGCGTCACCGGCCCCGGCCTGCCCAGCGGCGGCGGGTCGGACTTCGGCGCGTGGTACAGCTACCTCGCCAGCAGCGAGCTGCTCGAGAAGACCGAGATCAAGAGCGCCGCCAACGCCGTCCTGCTGCGGACGACACGCAGCTTCGAAGCTGACCGCGACCTGCTCACAACGATCGAGAACAAGTGGGACCCGGCCGGGACGCCGGTGGTGAAGTCGAGGTATACCTACACGAACGACCGCCTGGCCCGTCGGACATCGGTGTTGAACGAGGGCACGGCGTTTTCGCTGCCGTCGCCGCACACGGCGGCGTATAATCGGTACGGCTACAACGACCGCAACGAGCTGACGACGGCGTATCGCTATCTCGGCGACGATCCGAGCGAGTTTGAGACGGACGATCCCGTGCCCAACGAGCATTTCAAGTACGATTACGATCCGATCGGCAACCGCCGCGGGGCGTGGATGGGGCCGGAAGGCGAGGATCCGCTGGTCGGCTCGGAATACAATCCGACCAACGGCCTGAATCAGTACGAGCGCGTCGCGACCGTCTCGGGCATCGAGGAGTCGCCGAGCATTTCGAACTGGATCGAGCATGACGAAGACGGCAACCTCTCGCTGACACACGTTGCCGGCGACATGAACTGCGACGGGCAATTAAACGTGCTCGACATCAACATCTTTACGATGGCGATCCTCGACCCGGAGCAGTACATCGAGTTGTACCCCGACTGCCGCATCGGCAACGGCGATATGAACGGCGACGGCGAAGTGGACATTCTGGACGTGAACACGTTCGTCTACCTGGTCGGTGCAAACAACGGCACCTACACGCGCTACGTCTGGAACGCCGAGAACCGGCTGATCGAAGTATGGCCAGCCGCGAACGGGGCGGATTGGCCTGACGACACGCTTCGCAGCGAGTATGTTTATGATTATCTCGGCCGGCGGGTCATCAAGCGCGTCTACACGTGGACAACCGGCTCACCCGGCTCGTGGTCGCTGACCCTCGATCGCCGGTTCGTCTACGACGGCTGGCTGCTGCTATTGGAACTTGACGGCCTGGACGAGAACGCGGTTATCCGCAAGTACACGTGGGGGCTGGACCTCAGCGGCCTGAGCGGCGGCTCTGTGGGATCGGCCTCCGGCCGGTCATCTGACGACGGCCGGTCTTCCGCCGGCGGCATCGGCGGCCTGCTGGCGATGGAACAAGCCTCCGGCGTCCAATCCGGCTACTCCGGCGGCTATCTCTACTGCTACGATGCTAACGGCAACGTGACGCAGTTGCTCGACGCCGACGACGGCGCGATCGCGGTCAAGTACGAGTATGACCCGTACGGAAATTGCGTGAACACGGCGACGAGCGGCGAACTCGACCAGCCGATGAAATTCAGCACGCGACCGTTTGATGCTGAAACCGGCTTCGGCGCGTGGTTGTACCGGCCTTACGATCCGAGGGCGGGCAGGTGGGTGAGTCGGGAGCCTCTGGAACCGAGTCCGGACGGAACACGATCGCACGCGTATGTGTTTGCCATGAACGCACCATTGGACCTTGTCGATCCAGACGGCAGACAAATTATGCGCCCGCCCCCACGCCGCGTTGCACCAGCTCGCCCGACCCCACGTATTGTGGTTCCGGATCCGGGCAGACCAATAACGGCAAATCCCGAATGCTGTGATCGCTGCGAGGTCGAGATTGCTATGCGGGTAGTGCTTCGGAATATCACTGGAGATACCCCATTTGTTCCGGGAGAGCGGACGCATCGCCAAGATATTCACTTCTCAGCCCGCGTCTGGCGACTCGGATGCAAGTGCTCTGGCGAAGTCGGAGCGCTTATTGATGCGCCAAACGTCATCACATACGGTCCCGTTAGAACACAGCCGGGCGAATGGCCGCGCCTCGGAGGTACGGACGCTCCGCTCACAAATGCCGACACGCTGACGCAGGCTGTTGCCATCCCTTGCTGCATAGCTAATTGCCTCGTCGCAAATGCGATGCGCCAATACACTGCTGCCTACAACCCCCTTGGCCCAAACTCGACAAGCGCATTAGAAGATGTGTTCAAGGATTGTGGACTAGTGCTCCAGACATCCGGTTCGACAAGCGGCCTTCCGCCACACGGCTCCGGCGATGATCCTGGACCCTCCACTCATGATGAAGAGGACTTCAACAAGCACTGTCGCCCACAGTAG
- a CDS encoding Integrase core domain protein yields the protein MANRLRMAKIHSIQTLHARGWSQRRIARALGVDRETVARYVRADAAGDQNQPNPPTGSDGHHDPPTDQNQPNPPAGSSGPVSRCEPFRERIGSALQHGLSAKRIWQDLRVEQGFEGGYDAVKRFCRRLQFSQPLPFRRIEVAPGEEAQVDFGRGAPVLAPGSKSSKPRYRRPHVLRVVLSHSRKGYSEAVDRQTTDNFIRCLENAFQQFGGVPRTLVIDNLKAAVTKADWFEPELNPKLQAFAEHCGTVILPTKPYTPRHKGKVERGVDYVQENGLKGRTFDSLAAQNRFLAEWETTVADTRIHGTTRQQVGKIFDQVERPALLPLPATRFPCFQEGQRVVNRDGHVEVAHAYYSVPPEHGGRRVWVRWDNQVVRIFNQRLVQIAIHARREPGRFATDDRHIAPEKRRGIERGTAWWLHKAAAIGDEAGRWAQTLIEQRGIHALRAVMGLVSLTQRHRDAEIEQACRIARSHAAWRLRDVRNLLKRQDAPQQDRFEFTAEHPLIRSLSDYGRLVQSAFEEVHA from the coding sequence ATGGCGAATCGGCTCAGGATGGCCAAGATTCACTCCATTCAGACTTTACATGCGCGGGGCTGGTCGCAGCGGCGGATCGCGCGGGCGTTGGGCGTCGATCGTGAGACAGTCGCCCGGTACGTCCGCGCTGACGCGGCCGGCGATCAAAACCAGCCAAACCCGCCCACCGGGTCGGACGGGCATCACGATCCGCCGACAGACCAAAACCAGCCAAACCCGCCCGCCGGGTCGAGCGGTCCCGTCAGCCGCTGCGAACCGTTTCGCGAGCGGATTGGCAGTGCGCTGCAGCACGGTCTCTCGGCCAAGCGCATCTGGCAGGACCTGCGGGTCGAGCAGGGCTTTGAAGGCGGCTACGACGCGGTCAAACGCTTTTGTCGGCGCCTGCAATTCAGCCAGCCGCTGCCGTTCCGGCGCATTGAAGTCGCTCCGGGCGAGGAAGCCCAGGTCGATTTCGGGCGCGGCGCGCCGGTTTTGGCGCCGGGATCCAAGAGCAGCAAGCCCCGTTATCGCCGCCCGCACGTCCTGCGGGTCGTGTTGAGTCACTCGCGCAAGGGTTACAGCGAAGCCGTCGATCGCCAGACCACCGACAACTTCATCCGCTGCCTGGAGAACGCGTTCCAGCAGTTCGGCGGCGTACCCAGGACGCTGGTGATCGACAACCTGAAGGCCGCGGTGACGAAGGCCGACTGGTTCGAGCCGGAGCTCAACCCCAAGCTGCAGGCGTTCGCCGAGCACTGCGGCACGGTGATCCTGCCGACCAAGCCGTACACGCCACGTCACAAAGGCAAGGTTGAACGCGGTGTCGATTACGTGCAGGAGAACGGCCTCAAAGGCCGCACGTTCGACAGCCTGGCGGCGCAGAACCGCTTTCTGGCCGAGTGGGAGACCACCGTCGCCGATACGCGCATTCACGGCACGACTCGCCAGCAGGTTGGCAAGATCTTCGACCAGGTCGAGAGGCCTGCGCTGCTGCCGTTGCCGGCGACGCGTTTTCCGTGCTTCCAGGAGGGCCAGCGGGTCGTCAATCGCGATGGGCACGTGGAAGTGGCACACGCGTACTACTCCGTACCGCCCGAACATGGCGGCCGACGCGTGTGGGTGCGCTGGGACAACCAGGTCGTGCGCATCTTCAATCAGCGGCTGGTGCAGATCGCGATCCACGCACGGCGCGAACCCGGGCGGTTTGCGACGGACGACCGGCACATCGCCCCCGAGAAGCGCCGTGGAATCGAGCGCGGCACGGCCTGGTGGCTGCACAAGGCCGCCGCCATCGGCGACGAAGCCGGCCGCTGGGCCCAGACGCTCATCGAGCAGCGCGGCATCCACGCCCTGCGGGCCGTCATGGGGCTGGTCAGTCTGACGCAACGCCATCGCGACGCCGAGATCGAGCAGGCCTGCCGCATCGCGCGTTCCCACGCCGCCTGGCGGCTGCGCGACGTTCGCAACCTGCTCAAACGCCAGGATGCGCCGCAGCAGGATCGATTCGAGTTTACCGCCGAGCACCCGCTGATCCGGTCCCTGTCGGACTACGGTCGGCTGGTGCAGTCCGCCTTCGAGGAGGTTCACGCATGA
- the dnaC_1 gene encoding DNA replication protein DnaC, whose amino-acid sequence MNDALRTALTRLRLSGLAGSLDVRLQEATGNRLGHAEFLELVLQDELLVRNDRLISRRTKAAGFREHKTLDDFDWQFNPSIKRKPVFDLAAGRFIREARDVLLLGPPGTGKSHLAQAIGHAVIKAGCTVLYRSIFDLVRDFLSDEALGGQDKTLERYLRPDLVIIDDMGMKQLPKRSGEYLFEIIMRRYQVRSTMMTSNRPLEDWGKLIGDVPSATAILDRFLHNAEVITINSRSYRLKDHKPAPGSEKAKAEAACEPVEK is encoded by the coding sequence ATGAATGATGCGCTTCGCACCGCCCTGACCCGCCTGCGCCTGTCAGGCCTGGCCGGCTCGCTCGATGTTCGACTTCAGGAAGCGACTGGCAATCGCCTCGGCCACGCCGAGTTCCTCGAGCTGGTGCTCCAGGATGAGCTGCTCGTCCGCAACGACCGGCTGATCAGCCGCCGCACCAAGGCCGCCGGCTTCCGTGAACACAAGACGCTCGACGACTTCGACTGGCAGTTCAACCCATCCATCAAGCGCAAGCCGGTATTCGATCTGGCCGCCGGCCGCTTCATCCGCGAAGCCCGCGACGTGCTGCTGCTCGGTCCGCCCGGCACGGGCAAGAGCCATCTGGCTCAGGCCATCGGCCACGCCGTCATCAAGGCCGGCTGCACCGTGCTCTACCGTTCGATCTTCGACCTGGTCCGCGACTTCCTCTCCGACGAGGCCCTCGGCGGACAGGACAAAACGCTGGAACGCTACCTGCGGCCCGACCTCGTGATCATCGACGACATGGGCATGAAGCAGTTGCCGAAACGGTCGGGCGAATACCTGTTCGAGATCATCATGCGCCGCTACCAGGTCCGCTCGACCATGATGACCAGCAACCGGCCGCTGGAAGACTGGGGCAAACTCATCGGCGACGTGCCCAGCGCCACCGCCATCCTCGACCGTTTCCTGCACAACGCCGAAGTCATCACCATCAACAGCCGCAGCTACCGACTCAAGGATCACAAACCGGCCCCCGGCAGCGAGAAAGCGAAAGCAGAGGCCGCTTGCGAACCCGTGGAGAAATGA
- the cas4-cas1 gene encoding CRISPR-associated protein Cas4/endonuclease Cas1 fusion: MDASHWPCRGVAEHAYCPRLFYYMTVEGVFLPSADTEQGAGVHTRVDRPSEAPPAPATNGNNGRRKKTVEKLEESEPTADPDRPRSVRSLALTSDRLGLTAKLDIAEIQGTTAIPVEYRKGRPKRSGEIAEPTDEMMEQPRLLPGPEPWPTDRVQIGLQAILLEEAGYTVTEAYLYYAAERLKLRVPVDDELKREALAELDAAKRDAGGQRPPPLVNDPRCPRCSLQPICLPDEINHQRLTALTINGQATDEQTTPRKLWPPRDDGIHVVLQREGIRIGVRGQSVRVTDKDGELVRDFPLANLESLAVLGGVQISTQALSVFADNEVPVAYLTAAGRLVAMMDPLGPTSAAVRAAQIRVLDRPEKALELARAVTVAKIANQRTLLMRNHAALPSRVAADMQESVSAAERATTLDELRGHEGNAAAIYFAHFAGMFKEGVKGIAARFDTNGRQRRPPPDPVNAVLSFAYSMLTNECTAACRLASLEPTLGALHATRPGRPALALDLMEPFRPLIADSIAVSAFNRGELTEGHFLDTAAGCALTDAGRKGFFSAYGRRMDTEVSHPAFEYRLSYRRMLILHARLVAAWLLGEVPTLAFLTTR, encoded by the coding sequence ATGGACGCCTCCCACTGGCCATGCCGCGGCGTGGCCGAGCACGCATATTGTCCGCGCCTCTTCTACTACATGACAGTAGAAGGTGTCTTCCTGCCCAGCGCGGATACCGAGCAGGGCGCCGGCGTTCACACGAGAGTAGATCGACCGAGCGAAGCCCCGCCCGCACCTGCAACCAACGGTAACAACGGTCGCCGCAAGAAAACGGTCGAGAAGCTGGAGGAGTCGGAACCGACGGCCGACCCAGACCGGCCGCGATCCGTCAGAAGTCTCGCTCTGACCAGCGACCGGCTCGGCCTGACCGCCAAGCTCGACATAGCCGAGATTCAGGGCACCACGGCCATCCCGGTCGAGTACCGCAAGGGGCGGCCGAAACGCTCCGGCGAAATTGCCGAACCCACCGACGAGATGATGGAGCAACCCCGTTTGCTCCCAGGCCCCGAGCCGTGGCCGACCGACCGGGTGCAGATCGGCTTGCAGGCGATTCTGCTTGAAGAGGCCGGATACACCGTCACGGAGGCGTACCTCTATTACGCCGCCGAGCGGCTGAAACTCCGTGTGCCCGTTGACGATGAGCTGAAGCGCGAAGCGCTCGCTGAATTGGACGCAGCCAAACGAGACGCCGGGGGACAGCGCCCGCCGCCGCTGGTCAACGATCCACGCTGCCCGCGATGTTCACTCCAGCCGATCTGCCTGCCCGACGAGATCAACCACCAACGCCTTACAGCGCTTACTATCAACGGTCAGGCGACGGACGAGCAGACGACGCCACGAAAGCTCTGGCCGCCGCGTGACGACGGCATTCATGTGGTTCTCCAGCGCGAGGGCATCCGGATCGGAGTACGCGGACAATCTGTCCGCGTCACCGACAAGGATGGAGAGCTGGTCCGCGATTTCCCGCTCGCCAACCTGGAATCGCTGGCCGTGCTCGGGGGCGTGCAGATATCGACGCAGGCGCTCTCCGTCTTCGCGGACAATGAAGTACCTGTTGCATACCTGACAGCTGCCGGCCGCCTGGTCGCGATGATGGACCCGCTCGGACCCACCAGTGCCGCCGTTCGCGCCGCTCAAATCCGCGTGCTCGACCGCCCGGAGAAGGCGCTTGAACTCGCACGCGCCGTCACCGTGGCGAAGATCGCCAACCAGCGCACGCTGTTGATGCGTAACCACGCCGCGCTTCCGTCGCGCGTTGCCGCCGACATGCAGGAGAGCGTTTCCGCCGCGGAGCGAGCGACCACGTTGGACGAACTTCGCGGACACGAAGGCAATGCCGCCGCTATTTACTTCGCTCACTTCGCCGGGATGTTCAAGGAAGGCGTCAAGGGGATCGCCGCTCGTTTCGACACCAACGGCCGTCAGCGCCGGCCGCCGCCCGATCCGGTTAACGCCGTGCTGTCGTTCGCGTATTCGATGCTGACCAACGAATGCACGGCGGCGTGCCGGCTCGCAAGCCTGGAGCCAACACTCGGGGCACTCCACGCCACGCGACCCGGCCGCCCCGCGCTCGCCTTGGACCTCATGGAGCCATTCCGACCGCTCATCGCCGATTCCATCGCCGTCTCCGCATTCAACCGCGGCGAACTGACCGAAGGGCACTTCCTCGACACGGCCGCAGGCTGCGCCCTGACCGACGCCGGACGCAAGGGGTTTTTCTCCGCGTACGGCCGGCGGATGGACACCGAAGTGTCTCACCCGGCCTTCGAGTACCGGCTCAGCTACCGCCGGATGCTCATTCTTCACGCCCGCCTTGTCGCCGCGTGGCTGCTCGGCGAGGTGCCGACGCTGGCGTTCCTGACGACGAGGTAA
- the cas2 gene encoding CRISPR-associated endoribonuclease Cas2, with product MRRCYLVCYDVRNDKRLRRIHKVMKAYGEPWQYSVFYCTLKAIDRVRLENAAREVLNLREDQLLIVDLGSNEEAAREAATVLGESLPDAETGTVVI from the coding sequence ATGCGCCGCTGCTATCTCGTCTGCTACGACGTGCGGAACGACAAGCGCCTCCGCCGCATCCATAAGGTGATGAAGGCGTACGGCGAGCCGTGGCAGTATTCCGTGTTCTACTGCACGCTCAAGGCCATCGACCGCGTCCGCCTTGAGAACGCCGCTCGTGAGGTGCTGAACCTGAGAGAAGATCAGCTCCTCATTGTGGACTTGGGCAGCAACGAGGAAGCCGCCCGCGAAGCCGCGACGGTTCTGGGGGAAAGTTTGCCCGACGCGGAGACCGGAACCGTCGTGATCTGA